A portion of the Pseudomonadota bacterium genome contains these proteins:
- a CDS encoding Hsp20/alpha crystallin family protein codes for MARRDKTTDDSAEPAPRPTRRRKRDLPVDRKAWGFDPHLGLESIKMTMASLLSDLFSRRGSAEHPLEPPVDLFEEDGALVVLMNLPGTRREDVRLHAYESLLIIRGQTGAPDLTEKRAWHLRERAVGPFHRAIPLPYPIQAEGIRASLRDGLLRVVLPLEGKQAVRSVEIEID; via the coding sequence ATGGCCCGACGAGACAAGACCACCGATGACAGCGCCGAACCCGCTCCGAGACCGACCCGGCGAAGAAAGCGCGACCTCCCCGTCGATCGCAAGGCCTGGGGATTCGATCCCCATCTCGGCCTCGAGAGCATCAAGATGACCATGGCGAGCCTTCTGAGCGACCTCTTCTCACGTCGCGGAAGCGCTGAGCACCCCCTCGAACCCCCGGTCGACCTCTTCGAGGAAGACGGCGCACTGGTGGTCTTGATGAACCTTCCCGGCACGCGCAGGGAAGACGTGCGCTTGCACGCCTACGAGAGCCTGCTCATCATCCGGGGCCAGACGGGCGCGCCCGACCTCACCGAGAAGCGCGCCTGGCATCTGCGCGAGCGCGCGGTCGGTCCCTTCCACCGCGCTATACCGCTGCCGTACCCCATCCAGGCCGAAGGCATAAGGGCCTCTCTGAGAGATGGACTCCTGCGCGTCGTCCTCCCGCTCGAGGGAAAGCAAGCCGTGCGCTCGGTGGAGATCGAGATCGACTGA